One Methanobacterium sp. genomic region harbors:
- the mtaA gene encoding methylcobamide:CoM methyltransferase MtaA gives MNLKENVLAVLRDEETDVTPVVSVTQLGITEAMEKTDAFWPEAHSDAEKMAALGSSLYELAGLECARIPFCLTVEAEAMGCKVDLGNKDRTPQVVESPFESSSDISIPDDFLSKGRIPVVLEAIKKLKDKYGDTLPIIVGITGPFTLTGHLLGVEKLVRYMRTRQNEVESALDEALDISIEYANAIADSGPDIICVADPTSAPELIDPLQFKTIVKPRLEDLAIQINTSKVLHICGSTEPIIKDMAATGFDGLSIEEKVDITRAKEAIKGGGKTIRVGGRTMSMGGGDKVPKIIGNISSSETLFRGSPDQVKEEVKKVLEAGVDIIAPSCGLAPNTPLENIKTMIEARNEFTVSNI, from the coding sequence ATGAATCTAAAAGAAAATGTACTTGCAGTACTTAGAGATGAAGAAACCGACGTTACACCAGTAGTCAGCGTCACACAACTTGGTATAACTGAAGCTATGGAAAAAACAGACGCATTTTGGCCAGAAGCCCACAGTGACGCGGAAAAAATGGCAGCACTCGGAAGTTCTCTCTATGAACTTGCAGGACTGGAATGCGCAAGAATTCCGTTCTGTCTTACAGTTGAAGCTGAAGCCATGGGTTGTAAAGTGGATCTCGGTAACAAAGATAGAACTCCCCAGGTGGTGGAAAGTCCGTTTGAAAGCAGCAGTGATATAAGCATACCTGATGATTTTCTCAGTAAAGGTAGGATTCCAGTTGTACTTGAAGCAATTAAGAAATTAAAGGACAAATATGGAGATACACTTCCAATTATCGTTGGAATTACCGGTCCTTTCACCCTTACAGGACATCTGCTCGGTGTCGAAAAACTTGTAAGATACATGAGAACCAGACAAAATGAAGTTGAGTCAGCTTTAGATGAAGCACTTGACATATCTATTGAATATGCAAATGCTATTGCTGATTCGGGTCCCGATATAATCTGTGTCGCTGATCCAACATCTGCTCCAGAACTTATTGACCCTTTACAGTTTAAAACTATCGTTAAACCAAGATTAGAAGACTTAGCAATACAGATAAACACGAGTAAAGTCCTCCACATATGTGGATCCACAGAACCTATTATAAAAGACATGGCGGCCACAGGCTTTGATGGGCTAAGCATTGAAGAAAAAGTAGATATAACAAGGGCAAAAGAAGCGATTAAAGGTGGAGGAAAAACCATAAGAGTTGGCGGAAGAACTATGAGTATGGGTGGAGGAGATAAAGTCCCAAAAATCATAGGCAACATTTCTTCAAGCGAAACACTCTTTAGAGGTTCACCTGATCAGGTTAAAGAAGAAGTTAAAAAAGTTTTAGAAGCAGGAGTAGATATAATAGCTCCAAGTTGTGGTTTAGCTCCAAACACTCCCCTTGAAAACATCAAAACCATGATCGAAGCACGTAACGAATTTACAGTATCTAATATCTAA
- a CDS encoding PAP2 family protein: MTCYFIKDDFKKQFAVFISYVAYAPIISIPAFAIINYYFLNFHDFIVITTICAIFTCILPVLFVLRWIEGKRIHGQEMDMDIPERKDRNYPLIIVILFYFIGAAVLYTLNAPVMTTILMFSYFLNTLIVFFINLYWKISIHAMGVAGPTVVLIYTFGPFGAIFAAIIPIVMWSRVYLKRHTVGQVITGALLGFILTILQIHFLLIK, encoded by the coding sequence ATGACATGCTATTTTATCAAAGATGACTTTAAAAAACAGTTTGCAGTGTTTATTTCATATGTTGCATATGCCCCCATAATTTCAATTCCTGCATTTGCAATAATAAACTACTATTTTCTGAATTTCCATGATTTTATAGTGATAACAACCATATGTGCCATTTTTACATGCATATTGCCCGTCTTATTTGTACTTAGATGGATTGAAGGTAAACGCATTCATGGTCAGGAAATGGACATGGATATACCTGAAAGGAAGGATAGGAATTATCCCCTTATCATAGTGATTTTATTTTATTTTATAGGGGCTGCAGTTTTATATACCCTAAATGCACCAGTTATGACTACTATTTTAATGTTCAGCTACTTTTTAAACACGCTCATCGTGTTTTTTATAAATCTTTACTGGAAAATCAGCATCCATGCAATGGGAGTTGCAGGACCCACAGTCGTGTTAATTTATACTTTCGGTCCTTTTGGAGCCATATTTGCCGCAATTATTCCAATAGTAATGTGGAGTAGAGTTTATTTGAAAAGGCACACTGTAGGGCAGGTCATAACAGGAGCACTGCTTGGGTTTATACTCACAATTTTACAGATACATTTTTTATTAATTAAATGA
- a CDS encoding AIR synthase-related protein — protein sequence MDIEGFVRQAINQNDEKSVENSLRDKILEYKNINPEQASKMASAVIEEVKNTLTIESHPDDFLRDLINYPKADVKMGEIGVGSRGEGDFFVHRRIADIVSSTHTNAFITPEAQDDGGVIKKSVGSNDIYVTTAVDGIHSRLSEYPFLGGFHVARASLRDVCVMGADPVAILSDLHLADDGDVGKLFDFTAGVCAVSELVNVPLVAGSTLRVGGDMVLGDRLVSAVGAVGVSEYPPTARKRAEKGDVILMTEGSGGGTITTTAIYHGMFDVVDETMDVSFIKASEAISNAGLLPEVHAMTDVTNGGLRGDAHEIASTTGVGLTVFDDKIRGLINPKVLEMLEKLDIDPLGVSVDSLMIIAPEDIAEEVKKAVSGANVDIAEIGYVDDTGKAKLIRDGAEEALTPLFREAAYTKIKKVVGDTTPEDFEIMKEKVQNAALAAIKKKDDVVKAVREK from the coding sequence GTGGACATAGAAGGCTTTGTAAGACAGGCAATAAATCAGAATGATGAAAAATCCGTTGAAAATAGTTTAAGGGACAAAATATTAGAATATAAAAATATAAACCCAGAACAAGCTTCTAAAATGGCATCTGCTGTGATTGAAGAGGTTAAAAACACCTTAACAATTGAATCTCATCCAGATGATTTCCTGAGGGATTTAATAAATTATCCAAAAGCAGACGTTAAAATGGGAGAAATCGGTGTCGGTTCCAGGGGAGAAGGAGATTTCTTCGTTCACAGGAGAATCGCAGATATCGTGTCAAGCACCCATACAAACGCATTTATAACACCTGAAGCCCAGGACGACGGAGGAGTAATCAAAAAAAGTGTTGGATCCAACGATATTTACGTGACAACAGCTGTTGATGGAATACACTCCCGTTTAAGTGAATATCCGTTCTTAGGAGGATTTCACGTTGCCAGGGCATCACTTCGAGACGTGTGCGTTATGGGAGCTGACCCTGTCGCGATACTAAGTGATCTTCACCTTGCAGACGATGGAGATGTTGGAAAACTCTTTGATTTTACTGCAGGAGTCTGTGCAGTTTCAGAACTTGTAAACGTGCCTCTTGTAGCAGGGAGTACTCTCAGAGTCGGTGGAGACATGGTTTTAGGTGATAGACTGGTAAGTGCAGTGGGTGCAGTAGGAGTATCTGAATATCCTCCAACTGCAAGGAAACGTGCCGAAAAAGGAGATGTTATTTTAATGACTGAAGGTTCTGGAGGAGGGACCATAACCACAACTGCAATATACCACGGTATGTTCGACGTGGTGGACGAAACAATGGATGTCAGTTTCATAAAAGCATCTGAAGCCATTTCTAATGCAGGGTTACTTCCAGAAGTCCATGCAATGACCGACGTTACAAACGGAGGTCTTAGAGGAGACGCACATGAAATCGCAAGCACTACTGGAGTTGGGTTAACAGTTTTCGACGATAAGATAAGGGGACTGATAAATCCAAAGGTACTGGAAATGCTTGAAAAGCTGGATATAGACCCACTTGGAGTTTCAGTAGATTCTTTAATGATAATCGCGCCGGAAGATATTGCTGAAGAAGTTAAAAAGGCAGTTTCTGGAGCTAATGTAGATATAGCTGAAATTGGTTATGTCGACGACACTGGAAAAGCTAAACTCATAAGAGACGGCGCTGAAGAAGCATTAACACCTCTGTTTAGAGAAGCAGCTTATACCAAAATTAAAAAGGTGGTTGGAGATACCACCCCTGAAGACTTTGAAATCATGAAAGAAAAGGTCCAAAATGCTGCCTTAGCTGCCATAAAGAAAAAAGATGATGTTGTAAAAGCTGTAAGGGAAAAATGA
- a CDS encoding cysteine peptidase family C39 domain-containing protein: MNNLTKILVFISLFTMVVMFTGAVSAANCTGSSVNNIQASINDTPNDTIVVNNTNKSFHTSTKNLNDDISQKNTTGIIMANTDHNCGPAALATVVQNYFDINITQDQLATLAGTDGTGTTMYGLAQAAQSEGLFAYGMSLSVDNLQSGNIVYLTIGEGQYSVITNITNKTVYLADPSIGNINMTMANFKVAYSGDALVITNNSNDKQLASGTILSNEEMQKIKGMRYTIDWPRTGLKILGCAGIGAGIATGNPCLIFAGVVTVYEAQWG, from the coding sequence ATGAATAATTTAACAAAAATTTTAGTTTTTATAAGCCTATTTACCATGGTAGTTATGTTTACAGGAGCAGTATCTGCTGCCAACTGTACAGGAAGCTCTGTAAACAACATTCAAGCAAGTATAAACGATACACCTAATGATACAATTGTAGTTAACAATACCAATAAATCATTCCATACATCCACAAAAAATTTGAATGATGACATATCTCAGAAAAACACCACTGGAATCATAATGGCAAATACAGATCATAATTGTGGGCCTGCAGCACTTGCTACAGTTGTGCAAAATTACTTTGACATTAACATTACACAAGATCAACTTGCAACTCTTGCTGGAACAGATGGAACTGGAACAACAATGTATGGACTTGCTCAAGCAGCACAAAGTGAAGGTTTATTTGCATATGGAATGAGTTTATCGGTTGATAATCTTCAATCAGGCAATATAGTGTATTTAACCATCGGAGAAGGACAATACAGTGTTATAACAAATATAACCAATAAAACAGTTTATCTTGCAGATCCGAGCATTGGAAACATTAACATGACTATGGCCAATTTTAAAGTAGCCTACAGTGGAGACGCATTAGTTATAACAAATAATTCAAACGATAAACAACTTGCTAGTGGTACAATATTGAGTAATGAAGAAATGCAAAAAATCAAAGGGATGAGATATACTATTGACTGGCCTCGTACGGGTTTGAAAATACTTGGATGTGCCGGTATAGGTGCAGGTATAGCTACCGGTAATCCCTGCCTTATATTTGCTGGTGTTGTTACCGTCTATGAAGCACAATGGGGGTGA
- a CDS encoding protease inhibitor I42 family protein: MKKYLALLISLLALSLLVSGASAAQNQNTATHPVIKTGLVKVNKEFRVILESNPTTGYSWTAKFDPNYIKLVNSKYVPYKTSNNVVGSGGVQIFTFKAIKKGFSRIRFEYQRSWETVPPIKVETYNIFAFRWI, encoded by the coding sequence ATGAAAAAATATCTAGCATTGCTGATATCTCTCTTAGCATTAAGTCTTCTGGTTTCAGGAGCATCTGCAGCACAAAATCAGAACACTGCAACACATCCTGTAATAAAAACAGGATTAGTTAAGGTAAACAAAGAGTTTAGGGTAATTTTAGAAAGTAACCCTACTACTGGTTATTCCTGGACGGCTAAATTCGATCCAAATTATATAAAGCTTGTAAATTCAAAATATGTACCTTATAAAACTTCAAATAACGTCGTTGGATCTGGAGGAGTCCAGATATTTACTTTCAAAGCGATTAAAAAAGGATTTTCACGAATTAGATTTGAATACCAGAGATCATGGGAAACTGTTCCCCCTATAAAAGTAGAAACTTATAACATATTCGCTTTTAGATGGATATAG
- the mtaB gene encoding methanol--corrinoid protein co-methyltransferase MtaB: MKRFTKMVYKKPEEMVFGRAKFPVSQRWNMQFGAGYVVPEVKVAPVEGSEGSKEKMIAECRNIAQSACERAVGIGLPAFMLEQEHVSQQTNNPEWAAETTRVQAEILEKYYDEYGIRVSLRQTPADIRIEERGLGLRGSDYDNKIEESMEACAANGASDLCIETMGGKALSDYGIARGDIRAILFGIGVLGSIDMEYMWKRIVNICKKYDCRPGGDTDCSQANTAMFIAGGLLDKDVSHTVAALARGMGAARSLVAVECGAVGPLKDCGYENPIIKAISGVPIAMEGKNAVCAHSDLMGNLVCGVTDVWSNESVYHRQEMGGTTPEVWLQATGYEASLMNTALQTGQEEVLRDLYTLTDKYRDPQALVLAYDNAHRIGEAIVKYGKDTYLRSRAAAIEAGKIINEAVDANKMYLTRFERDSLDNALKILEDLPADRDQFIDECIRAYSRKVPDFNPKNYDL; the protein is encoded by the coding sequence GTGAAAAGATTTACTAAAATGGTGTATAAAAAACCTGAAGAAATGGTTTTCGGCCGTGCGAAATTTCCAGTGAGTCAACGTTGGAACATGCAGTTTGGTGCCGGTTACGTAGTACCCGAAGTAAAAGTAGCTCCAGTAGAAGGTTCTGAAGGATCAAAAGAGAAGATGATAGCAGAATGCCGTAATATAGCGCAAAGTGCCTGTGAAAGGGCTGTCGGTATAGGGTTACCTGCGTTCATGTTAGAGCAAGAACACGTTTCCCAGCAGACCAACAATCCAGAATGGGCTGCAGAAACCACACGAGTTCAAGCTGAAATTTTAGAAAAATACTATGATGAATACGGCATCAGAGTATCTCTTAGACAGACACCCGCAGATATAAGAATAGAAGAAAGAGGTCTAGGGCTTAGAGGATCAGATTATGATAACAAAATTGAAGAGTCTATGGAAGCCTGTGCTGCAAATGGGGCTTCTGATCTCTGTATAGAAACTATGGGAGGAAAAGCATTATCCGATTATGGAATTGCTAGAGGAGATATAAGAGCAATACTTTTCGGCATAGGTGTTCTTGGAAGCATAGATATGGAATATATGTGGAAAAGAATCGTAAATATCTGTAAAAAATACGACTGCAGGCCTGGTGGAGACACAGATTGTTCTCAAGCGAATACCGCTATGTTCATTGCAGGAGGGCTGCTGGATAAAGATGTTTCACATACTGTTGCTGCACTTGCAAGGGGAATGGGTGCTGCAAGGAGCCTTGTAGCAGTTGAATGCGGTGCTGTTGGTCCGTTAAAAGACTGCGGATATGAAAACCCAATCATAAAAGCGATAAGCGGAGTTCCAATAGCAATGGAAGGTAAAAATGCAGTCTGTGCACACTCTGATTTAATGGGTAACCTGGTTTGTGGAGTTACAGACGTGTGGAGCAATGAATCTGTTTACCACAGACAGGAGATGGGAGGAACAACTCCAGAAGTATGGTTACAGGCTACAGGGTATGAAGCATCTCTCATGAACACAGCTCTCCAAACCGGGCAGGAAGAAGTTTTAAGAGATCTATACACCCTCACAGATAAATACAGAGACCCTCAGGCACTGGTACTTGCATACGATAATGCCCACAGGATAGGTGAAGCCATAGTTAAATATGGTAAGGATACTTACCTGAGGTCAAGGGCAGCTGCCATTGAAGCAGGGAAAATAATAAATGAAGCGGTTGATGCAAATAAAATGTATCTTACCAGATTTGAAAGAGATTCACTCGATAATGCACTTAAAATCCTTGAAGATTTACCTGCCGACAGGGATCAATTTATTGATGAATGTATAAGAGCATATTCAAGGAAAGTACCTGACTTTAATCCTAAAAATTATGACCTCTGA
- a CDS encoding sugar phosphate nucleotidyltransferase: protein MSKTAGMILCGGFGKRLRPLTEKVPKPLVEIKYDYSILEGHDTYTILDKQMFDFKNAGVDRVLLLTGFLSEKIEERYGNDFNGMKIEYVIEDEPLGTLNAIRLGMEHVNDKEQCVIRNGDVVADLNLKKMIHQGEKSDYPLSMFITKMVSPYGIVEVSGDKLVSFKEKPVLDYYINGGIYFSNGEINFGDFEIGDIEKTVFPMMANENQLGYYKEDGLFWMAIDTSKELEQIKKEYKNREDKPWGYEKVLIYTEKYLTKELFIREGYQTSFHYHSEKDETMYIVSGSGYIEFEDRKEYFGKNDTVRIEPGKPHSIVAMENTVLHEVSTPHLNDTIRVNDFYVRAAQDKSISP, encoded by the coding sequence ATGAGCAAAACAGCAGGTATGATACTTTGCGGGGGCTTTGGTAAAAGATTAAGACCGCTTACAGAGAAAGTTCCAAAGCCATTAGTTGAAATTAAATACGATTATTCAATTTTAGAAGGTCACGATACCTACACAATTCTTGATAAACAGATGTTCGACTTTAAAAACGCTGGTGTGGATCGTGTACTCCTTTTAACTGGATTTTTAAGTGAAAAAATCGAAGAAAGGTATGGTAATGATTTTAACGGGATGAAAATTGAATATGTAATTGAAGATGAACCACTCGGAACTTTAAATGCTATTCGATTAGGTATGGAACACGTAAACGACAAAGAACAATGCGTAATAAGGAATGGAGACGTTGTTGCAGATTTAAATCTCAAGAAAATGATTCATCAAGGCGAAAAATCTGATTATCCTCTTTCCATGTTTATAACTAAAATGGTTTCTCCGTATGGAATAGTTGAAGTTAGTGGAGATAAACTGGTATCATTCAAGGAAAAACCTGTTCTCGATTATTATATCAATGGAGGAATTTATTTCTCAAACGGAGAAATTAATTTCGGGGATTTCGAAATTGGAGACATCGAAAAGACAGTATTCCCAATGATGGCCAACGAAAACCAGCTCGGTTACTACAAAGAAGATGGCCTTTTCTGGATGGCAATTGATACATCCAAAGAACTGGAACAGATCAAGAAAGAATATAAAAACAGGGAAGATAAACCATGGGGCTATGAAAAGGTCCTTATTTACACAGAAAAATACCTGACAAAAGAATTATTCATAAGAGAAGGATATCAAACCTCTTTCCATTACCACTCTGAAAAAGATGAAACTATGTACATAGTAAGCGGTTCTGGTTACATAGAATTTGAAGACAGAAAAGAATACTTTGGAAAGAACGACACAGTAAGAATAGAACCAGGAAAACCTCATTCAATAGTTGCAATGGAAAACACAGTTTTACACGAGGTTTCAACACCACATCTAAACGATACCATACGTGTAAATGACTTCTATGTCAGAGCAGCACAAGATAAATCAATATCCCCTTAA
- the cfbD gene encoding Ni-sirohydrochlorin a,c-diamide reductive cyclase catalytic subunit — protein sequence MHPRPSPIAASLYTLRDMNADVIILHGPHGCCFRTGRLLENDGVRVVTTAMSENDFIFGASDKLEETLKEVESMFSPKLVGIVGTCASMIIGEDLKEAIQSANINATVIAVESHGGLSEGDNTEGAIAVLEAASKDGIIPVAECERQSKMLKLATEIEKTRGMAQGGYIAPSYGDEKQKIANILIEKLKNNAKTAIILNAKKETSYLFADILKIPFEKINSENKPIVIANLDENIGLPRIRQHAANIKEELKNNGVNIDIITGGLDEYPITGEKAAKALKDKNIDFVIVAGVPHAVPIETIDADTLAITDGPRLVEPLKKIGYKYVVTELDAHSKTLGTDNIVQSDFGEVLREILS from the coding sequence TTGCATCCAAGACCAAGTCCAATTGCTGCATCATTATACACATTAAGAGACATGAATGCCGATGTTATTATACTTCACGGCCCTCACGGCTGCTGTTTTAGAACAGGGAGGCTCCTTGAAAATGACGGAGTGAGAGTTGTAACTACTGCAATGTCTGAAAATGACTTTATTTTTGGAGCTTCGGATAAACTGGAAGAAACATTAAAAGAAGTAGAGTCAATGTTTTCTCCAAAACTTGTGGGGATCGTTGGAACCTGTGCAAGTATGATAATCGGAGAAGACTTGAAAGAAGCAATCCAAAGTGCAAATATAAATGCAACAGTAATTGCTGTAGAATCCCATGGTGGATTAAGTGAAGGAGACAATACAGAAGGGGCCATAGCAGTACTGGAAGCTGCAAGTAAAGACGGGATTATACCAGTTGCAGAATGTGAAAGGCAGTCAAAAATGCTTAAATTAGCAACAGAAATCGAAAAAACCCGTGGAATGGCACAGGGAGGCTATATAGCCCCATCTTATGGTGACGAAAAGCAGAAAATAGCAAATATACTCATAGAAAAGCTTAAAAACAATGCAAAAACCGCTATTATCCTCAATGCAAAAAAAGAAACTTCTTACCTTTTTGCTGATATCTTGAAAATTCCATTTGAGAAAATAAACAGCGAAAATAAGCCTATTGTAATTGCAAATCTTGATGAAAATATTGGACTTCCAAGAATAAGACAGCATGCAGCAAATATTAAAGAAGAACTCAAAAATAATGGAGTAAATATCGATATAATAACAGGAGGGCTTGATGAATATCCCATAACTGGTGAAAAAGCTGCGAAAGCCCTAAAGGATAAAAATATCGATTTCGTAATTGTTGCAGGAGTGCCTCATGCAGTACCAATAGAAACCATAGATGCAGATACCCTTGCAATAACAGACGGTCCTAGATTAGTAGAGCCCTTAAAAAAGATAGGATACAAATACGTCGTTACAGAACTTGATGCACACTCCAAAACATTAGGTACTGATAACATAGTACAATCTGACTTCGGTGAAGTTTTAAGGGAGATTTTAAGTTAA
- the sfsA gene encoding DNA/RNA nuclease SfsA: MIIKSVITGKFVDRPNRFTVTFQRGKKLENAHLRDPGRLKELLTPDADLLLRHALKLGNRKTKYDVIGVLKGDLWILINSGFHSDIAADLIDSQIIDEFKGYSVLKREYTYGKSRIDFLLANGNEEKMLVEVKGCTLVEDGLALFPDAPTSRGKRHVEELISAKKEGLKASILFLIFCEDAVEFSPNFKMDPEFSASLEMAYKNRVNVVAYSFKNNLKKESLEITPLKRVKISFKN, translated from the coding sequence ATGATAATTAAAAGTGTAATCACTGGAAAATTCGTAGACAGGCCAAACAGGTTCACTGTGACATTTCAACGTGGAAAGAAATTAGAAAATGCTCATTTGAGGGATCCTGGACGACTTAAAGAACTTTTAACTCCTGATGCTGATTTACTTTTAAGACATGCATTGAAGTTAGGAAATAGAAAGACAAAATATGATGTGATAGGAGTTTTAAAAGGTGATCTGTGGATATTGATAAATTCAGGATTTCACAGTGACATTGCAGCTGATTTAATAGATTCTCAGATAATAGATGAATTTAAGGGATACTCTGTCTTAAAAAGAGAATATACATATGGTAAAAGTAGAATTGATTTTCTTCTGGCAAATGGGAATGAAGAAAAGATGCTTGTTGAAGTTAAAGGATGTACTCTAGTTGAAGATGGGCTGGCGCTATTTCCTGATGCGCCAACTTCAAGGGGTAAAAGACATGTTGAGGAGCTTATTTCCGCTAAAAAAGAAGGCTTGAAGGCATCAATTCTTTTCCTTATATTTTGCGAAGATGCGGTAGAATTCTCGCCAAACTTTAAGATGGATCCTGAATTTTCAGCATCATTAGAAATGGCTTATAAAAACAGAGTTAATGTAGTTGCTTATTCATTTAAAAATAATTTAAAAAAAGAAAGTTTGGAAATAACTCCTTTGAAGAGAGTTAAAATAAGTTTTAAAAATTAA
- a CDS encoding 4Fe-4S binding protein encodes MKRDVIKINEEKCTGCGECIPGCPEGALQVIEGKARLISDLFCDGLGACIGNCPQGAIEIEQREAEPYDENKVMKNIIRGGPSVIMAHLKHLSDHGQKDLLNQAVDFLKERNIDIPDYEKGSSFECACPGSMAVDLSQKPETENEPQIRVSPELRNWPVQLQLLNPNAPYFKNADLLISADCAPFAYANFHQEFLKDKVLIILCPKLDKTIDIYVDKLTEIFQKQDINSISIVHMEVPCCSGIEVIVRRALEKAQKDIPLKDYTISISGEMIQTK; translated from the coding sequence ATGAAAAGAGATGTTATTAAGATTAATGAAGAAAAATGTACAGGATGTGGCGAATGTATTCCTGGCTGTCCTGAAGGAGCTTTACAGGTAATTGAAGGAAAAGCAAGACTGATCAGTGATTTATTCTGTGACGGTTTAGGGGCATGTATTGGAAACTGTCCTCAGGGAGCTATAGAAATTGAACAGAGAGAAGCTGAGCCTTATGATGAAAATAAAGTTATGAAAAATATAATAAGGGGAGGGCCCAGTGTTATAATGGCCCATTTAAAGCACCTATCTGATCACGGCCAGAAAGACCTTCTTAATCAGGCTGTTGATTTTCTAAAAGAAAGGAATATTGATATCCCTGACTATGAGAAAGGATCATCATTTGAGTGTGCTTGTCCGGGTTCAATGGCAGTGGATTTGAGTCAAAAGCCTGAAACTGAAAATGAACCTCAGATAAGGGTTAGCCCTGAACTTAGAAACTGGCCGGTGCAATTACAGCTTTTAAATCCAAATGCACCCTATTTTAAAAATGCAGACCTTTTGATCTCAGCGGACTGCGCACCGTTTGCATATGCTAACTTCCATCAGGAATTCTTAAAGGACAAAGTTTTAATAATTCTCTGCCCGAAGCTGGATAAGACTATAGATATTTATGTGGATAAATTGACTGAAATTTTCCAAAAACAGGACATAAACTCTATTTCAATAGTACATATGGAAGTTCCATGCTGTTCAGGAATTGAAGTTATAGTCAGGAGAGCATTAGAGAAAGCTCAAAAGGATATACCTCTTAAAGACTACACTATTTCTATATCTGGTGAAATGATACAGACAAAATAA
- the hisH gene encoding imidazole glycerol phosphate synthase subunit HisH, translated as MIVIINYGSGNLKSIKNGFTKIGEETVISQDIHEMEKADALVLPGVGAFGTAMEHLESYKDIIHEHINNGKPFLGVCLGLQVLFTKSQENKGVKGLDIFKGEVVKIPEEGLKIPHMGWNNLKIVNECSILNGIENDYMYFVHSYYAKPDDEDIIAATTSYGIDLTAAVCRDNVFATQFHPEKSGEVGLNILKNFVKSIPSK; from the coding sequence ATGATAGTTATAATTAATTATGGATCCGGAAACCTCAAAAGCATTAAAAATGGATTCACAAAGATAGGTGAAGAAACAGTAATATCCCAGGATATCCATGAAATGGAAAAAGCTGATGCACTGGTCCTACCCGGAGTTGGTGCATTTGGAACAGCTATGGAACACCTTGAAAGCTACAAAGACATAATTCATGAACACATAAATAATGGAAAACCATTTTTAGGGGTTTGTTTGGGACTACAGGTATTATTTACAAAAAGCCAGGAAAATAAAGGAGTAAAAGGTCTCGATATATTTAAAGGCGAAGTGGTGAAAATTCCAGAAGAAGGCCTTAAAATACCACATATGGGATGGAATAACCTGAAAATTGTAAATGAATGTTCAATACTCAATGGAATTGAAAATGATTATATGTACTTTGTCCACTCCTATTACGCAAAGCCAGATGACGAAGATATAATAGCTGCAACTACCAGCTATGGAATTGACTTAACTGCAGCTGTGTGCAGAGATAATGTCTTTGCTACTCAATTTCACCCAGAAAAAAGCGGCGAAGTGGGTTTAAACATTTTAAAGAATTTTGTAAAGAGTATTCCCTCCAAATAA